From one Melospiza melodia melodia isolate bMelMel2 chromosome 6, bMelMel2.pri, whole genome shotgun sequence genomic stretch:
- the ZFYVE21 gene encoding zinc finger FYVE domain-containing protein 21 isoform X2 translates to MSGGDAKKLVRSPSGLRMVPEHRAARSPFGLDEPPWVPDKECPRCMQCDTKFDFITRKHHCRRCGKCFCDKCCSKKVPLPRMCFVDPVRQCAECALVSQKETEFYDKQLKVLMNGATFFVTLGTSDKSELMVCRLSNNQRYLVLDGDSHYEIEIIQISTVQILTEGFTPGEKDIHTYTSLLESQPVTEGGNTRAIGMVLQYKVPGSEEVMQMKFTAGEDFSCNKKLSAAWLAAMHKATKLLYESRDQ, encoded by the exons ATGTCGGGCGGCGACGCGAAGAAGCTGGTGCGCTCCCCCAGCGGGCTGCGCATGGTGCCCGAGCACCGCGCCGCCCGCAGCCCCTTCGGCCTGGACGAGCCGCCCTGGGTGCCCGACAAGGAG TGCCCAAGATGTATGCAGTGTGATACAAAATTTGACTTCATAACTAGAAAG CATCACTGCAGAAGGtgtgggaagtgtttctgtgacaAGTGCTGCAGTAAGAAAGTGCCTCTGCCCCGCATGTGCTTCGTGGACCCCGTGCGGCAGTGCGCCGAGTGCGCCCTGGTGTCGCAGAAGGAGACCGAGTTCTACGACAAACAGCTCAAAGTGCTCATGAATG GTGCTACATTCTTTGTAACTCTGGGAACATCTGATAAATCTGAGCTCATGGTTTGTCGACTTTCCAACAACCAGAG ATACCTGGTTTTGGATGGAGACAGCCATTATGAAATTGAAATTATACAGATTTCAACTGTTCAGATACTTACAGAGGGATTTACTCCTGGag AAAAAGATATTCACACTTACACCAGCCTCCTGGAGAGCCAGCCTGTTACTGAAG GAGGCAACACTCGTGCCATAGGAATGGTCCTGCAGTACAAGGTCCCGGGGTCAGAGGAGGTGATGCAGATGAAGTTTACTGCTGGTGAAGACTTCAGCTGTAACAAGAAGCTGTCAGCAGCCTGGCTGGCAGCTATGCATAAG GCAACAAAACTTCTCTATGAGTCTCGGGACCAGTGA
- the ZFYVE21 gene encoding zinc finger FYVE domain-containing protein 21 isoform X1, which produces MSGGDAKKLVRSPSGLRMVPEHRAARSPFGLDEPPWVPDKECPRCMQCDTKFDFITRKHHCRRCGKCFCDKCCSKKVPLPRMCFVDPVRQCAECALVSQKETEFYDKQLKVLMNGATFFVTLGTSDKSELMVCRLSNNQRYLVLDGDSHYEIEIIQISTVQILTEGFTPGDFRVFQDEPEYELTEMRTNKVRNFNNCSLSTLLSLLGFSNCTAHLCIIQSVQHVNLNKLTLVFKSPRYIAESLNAPVIPCSLLF; this is translated from the exons ATGTCGGGCGGCGACGCGAAGAAGCTGGTGCGCTCCCCCAGCGGGCTGCGCATGGTGCCCGAGCACCGCGCCGCCCGCAGCCCCTTCGGCCTGGACGAGCCGCCCTGGGTGCCCGACAAGGAG TGCCCAAGATGTATGCAGTGTGATACAAAATTTGACTTCATAACTAGAAAG CATCACTGCAGAAGGtgtgggaagtgtttctgtgacaAGTGCTGCAGTAAGAAAGTGCCTCTGCCCCGCATGTGCTTCGTGGACCCCGTGCGGCAGTGCGCCGAGTGCGCCCTGGTGTCGCAGAAGGAGACCGAGTTCTACGACAAACAGCTCAAAGTGCTCATGAATG GTGCTACATTCTTTGTAACTCTGGGAACATCTGATAAATCTGAGCTCATGGTTTGTCGACTTTCCAACAACCAGAG ATACCTGGTTTTGGATGGAGACAGCCATTATGAAATTGAAATTATACAGATTTCAACTGTTCAGATACTTACAGAGGGATTTACTCCTGGag ATTTTAGAGTATTTCAGGATGAACCTGAATATGAATTGACTGAAATGAGAACAAACAAGGTCAGGAATTTCAATAATTGTTCTTTATCAACACTTCTGTCACTGCTGGGTTTTTCTAATTGCACAGCCCATCTGTGCATTATTCAGTCAGTACAGCATGTTAACTTGAATAAACTTACCTTGGTATTTAAATCACCCAGGTATATTGCTGAGTCACTTAATGCTCCTGTAATTCCTTGTTCACTACTCTTCTGA
- the ZFYVE21 gene encoding zinc finger FYVE domain-containing protein 21 isoform X3 gives MSGGDAKKLVRSPSGLRMVPEHRAARSPFGLDEPPWVPDKECPRCMQCDTKFDFITRKHHCRRCGKCFCDKCCSKKVPLPRMCFVDPVRQCAECALVSQKETEFYDKQLKVLMNGATFFVTLGTSDKSELMVCRLSNNQRYLVLDGDSHYEIEIIQISTVQILTEGFTPGGGNTRAIGMVLQYKVPGSEEVMQMKFTAGEDFSCNKKLSAAWLAAMHKATKLLYESRDQ, from the exons ATGTCGGGCGGCGACGCGAAGAAGCTGGTGCGCTCCCCCAGCGGGCTGCGCATGGTGCCCGAGCACCGCGCCGCCCGCAGCCCCTTCGGCCTGGACGAGCCGCCCTGGGTGCCCGACAAGGAG TGCCCAAGATGTATGCAGTGTGATACAAAATTTGACTTCATAACTAGAAAG CATCACTGCAGAAGGtgtgggaagtgtttctgtgacaAGTGCTGCAGTAAGAAAGTGCCTCTGCCCCGCATGTGCTTCGTGGACCCCGTGCGGCAGTGCGCCGAGTGCGCCCTGGTGTCGCAGAAGGAGACCGAGTTCTACGACAAACAGCTCAAAGTGCTCATGAATG GTGCTACATTCTTTGTAACTCTGGGAACATCTGATAAATCTGAGCTCATGGTTTGTCGACTTTCCAACAACCAGAG ATACCTGGTTTTGGATGGAGACAGCCATTATGAAATTGAAATTATACAGATTTCAACTGTTCAGATACTTACAGAGGGATTTACTCCTGGag GAGGCAACACTCGTGCCATAGGAATGGTCCTGCAGTACAAGGTCCCGGGGTCAGAGGAGGTGATGCAGATGAAGTTTACTGCTGGTGAAGACTTCAGCTGTAACAAGAAGCTGTCAGCAGCCTGGCTGGCAGCTATGCATAAG GCAACAAAACTTCTCTATGAGTCTCGGGACCAGTGA